A region from the Ichthyobacterium seriolicida genome encodes:
- a CDS encoding transcription antitermination protein NusB, with the protein MQCLYAFFKSGLNIDHKHKALNELIKSIDGIIDLHIILLDFVLTLKKKALSQLEVHKNRNFPLKEEIDRLEIFVKNPLFNLIEIQIDTEQLSNLESVCWQDNDQFVKKVFNNIKESQLYRDYTSNSLLDFDSHKAFIVDLFVNYIAPEESIHDFLEDVNKHWASDVCMANTLILNAFKGIKNDSKKLPSVYISSSDRDFGEALFFTTLDNYHKNIDRIKPFLKNWDIDRLSSLDLIIIQMSLCEFSHFSDIPISVTINEYIEISKEYSYDKSRVFINGILFELQKGIVKDS; encoded by the coding sequence ATGCAATGCTTGTATGCTTTTTTTAAATCTGGTTTGAATATAGACCATAAGCACAAGGCTCTAAATGAATTGATAAAGAGCATAGATGGAATAATTGATTTACATATTATCCTTTTGGATTTTGTGTTAACTCTCAAAAAAAAAGCTCTTTCTCAGTTAGAAGTACATAAAAATAGAAACTTCCCTTTAAAAGAAGAAATAGATAGATTAGAAATATTTGTAAAAAACCCCCTTTTTAACCTAATAGAAATACAAATTGATACTGAGCAATTATCCAATTTGGAAAGTGTGTGTTGGCAAGATAATGATCAGTTTGTAAAAAAAGTGTTTAACAACATAAAAGAATCTCAATTATATAGAGATTACACTTCTAATTCTCTATTAGATTTCGATTCTCACAAGGCTTTCATTGTAGATTTATTTGTCAATTACATAGCGCCTGAGGAGAGTATTCACGATTTTTTAGAAGACGTTAACAAGCATTGGGCTAGCGATGTCTGTATGGCAAACACTTTGATTTTAAATGCGTTTAAGGGGATAAAAAACGACTCTAAAAAATTACCTTCTGTGTATATAAGTTCTTCGGATAGAGATTTTGGAGAGGCTTTGTTTTTTACAACGTTGGATAATTACCATAAAAATATAGATAGGATAAAACCTTTTTTAAAGAATTGGGATATAGATAGATTATCTTCTTTAGATCTCATAATTATACAAATGTCTTTGTGTGAATTTTCACATTTTTCTGATATCCCTATTTCAGTTACTATAAATGAATATATAGAGATATCTAAGGAATACTCCTATGACAAGAGCAGGGTATTCATAAATGGAATTTTATTTGAATTACAAAAGGGTATTGTCAAAGACAGTTAA
- the groL gene encoding chaperonin GroEL (60 kDa chaperone family; promotes refolding of misfolded polypeptides especially under stressful conditions; forms two stacked rings of heptamers to form a barrel-shaped 14mer; ends can be capped by GroES; misfolded proteins enter the barrel where they are refolded when GroES binds), which translates to MAKEIKFDVEAREKLKKGVDALSNAVKVTLGPKGRNVVAERSFGSPHVTKDGVSVAKEIELEDPIENMGAQMVKEVSSKTSDLAGDGTTTATVLAQSIVNTGLKNVAAGANPMDLKRGIDKAVEAISKDLDKQSKEIIGSFEEIQQVASISANNDLAIGSLIAESMKKVGTDGVITVEEAKGTSTTVEVVEGMQFDRGYISPYFVTNSDKMQAELDNPYILLYDKKVSSMKDLLPILEAVAQSGKPLLIIAEDVDGEALTTLVVNRIRGSLKIAAVKSPGFGDRRKEMLEDIAILTGGTVVSEERGFTLDKATIEMLGTAEKVTIDKDNTIIVNGSGDEKAIKGRVGQIKTQIENTTSDYDKEKLQERLAKLSGGVAVLYVGAASEIEMKEKKDRVDDALHATRAAVEEGIVAGGGVALLRAKHVLKDLSLENEDEKTGVQIIERAIEEPLRQIVSNAGLEGSVIVSKVLEGKEDFGFDAKTEEYVNMFKAGIIDPKKVTRIALENAASVAGMILTTECTITSIKENKADSMPPQMGGMPGMM; encoded by the coding sequence ATGGCAAAAGAAATAAAGTTTGATGTTGAAGCTAGAGAAAAACTTAAAAAGGGAGTTGACGCCCTTAGTAACGCTGTAAAAGTTACTTTAGGACCGAAGGGTAGGAATGTGGTAGCAGAGCGTTCTTTTGGATCTCCACATGTAACCAAAGATGGTGTTTCAGTTGCAAAAGAAATAGAATTAGAAGATCCTATAGAAAACATGGGCGCTCAGATGGTAAAAGAGGTTTCTTCTAAAACTAGTGATTTAGCAGGAGATGGAACTACTACAGCGACTGTTTTAGCTCAATCTATAGTGAATACTGGGTTGAAGAACGTAGCTGCAGGAGCTAATCCAATGGATCTAAAAAGAGGTATAGATAAAGCTGTTGAGGCTATATCTAAAGATTTGGACAAACAATCAAAAGAAATCATAGGTTCTTTTGAAGAGATACAACAAGTGGCTTCTATTTCTGCAAATAATGATTTGGCTATAGGTTCTCTAATAGCTGAATCTATGAAAAAAGTAGGAACTGATGGAGTTATAACAGTAGAAGAAGCAAAGGGAACTAGCACTACAGTAGAAGTGGTAGAGGGAATGCAGTTCGACAGAGGTTATATCTCTCCTTATTTCGTAACCAATTCGGATAAGATGCAAGCCGAACTAGATAATCCATATATCTTATTGTACGACAAGAAAGTGTCTTCTATGAAGGATTTACTTCCTATTTTGGAAGCAGTAGCACAATCGGGCAAACCTCTATTGATAATAGCAGAAGATGTAGACGGCGAGGCTCTAACTACTTTAGTTGTCAACAGAATAAGAGGATCTCTAAAGATAGCAGCGGTTAAATCCCCTGGTTTCGGTGATAGGAGAAAAGAGATGTTAGAAGACATAGCTATACTTACTGGCGGGACTGTAGTTTCAGAAGAGAGAGGATTTACATTAGATAAGGCTACTATAGAAATGCTTGGAACAGCTGAAAAAGTGACTATAGACAAGGATAATACTATCATAGTAAACGGATCTGGAGATGAAAAAGCTATCAAAGGCAGGGTAGGTCAGATAAAAACTCAAATAGAGAATACTACTTCCGATTACGATAAGGAGAAACTACAAGAGCGTTTGGCAAAATTATCTGGCGGGGTAGCTGTTCTTTACGTAGGCGCTGCATCTGAGATAGAGATGAAAGAGAAAAAGGATCGTGTTGATGACGCTTTACACGCTACTCGTGCCGCTGTAGAGGAGGGCATTGTAGCTGGAGGTGGAGTAGCTCTACTAAGAGCAAAACACGTTTTAAAAGATCTTTCATTAGAAAATGAGGATGAAAAAACAGGGGTTCAAATTATTGAAAGAGCTATTGAAGAACCACTTAGACAGATCGTATCTAATGCTGGGTTGGAAGGTTCTGTAATCGTTTCTAAGGTCCTTGAAGGAAAAGAAGACTTTGGATTTGACGCTAAGACAGAAGAGTATGTAAATATGTTTAAAGCGGGAATTATAGATCCGAAAAAAGTTACTAGAATAGCATTGGAAAATGCGGCTTCTGTAGCTGGTATGATTCTAACTACAGAATGTACTATAACTAGCATAAAAGAGAATAAGGCAGATTCTATGCCACCTCAAATGGGAGGCATGCCTGGAATGATGTAA
- a CDS encoding amidophosphoribosyltransferase, with the protein MSDNIKHECGIALARFFKPLSYYREKYQTCFYGIKKMNLLMGKQHNRGQDGAGIAGIKLNVNPGDRYIYRTRSNSESPIKGVFDTVYKEIDKILSKNPDKINDVNWLEANIPSLCHMYLGHIRYGTFGNNDLDSVHPFLRENNWKTRNIVIGGNFNMTNVSELFKTLVEIGQYPKKKSDTVTIMENIGHFLDEENDFIYQKYKGSNTKKEISSIISREMDVERVLKRASKKWDGGYVIAGMFGHGDSFVMRDPNGIRPAYYYRDEEMVVVASERPAIQTAFGLPFEKIEELPRGSAIIIKENNEVYITEIKKPEEHKACSFERIYFSRGNDGEIYKERKSLGKRLLPQTLKSIDSDVGNTIFSYIPNTSEVAFLGMIEGVNDYLNEWKRSEILKLSDLKNTEKIDDILKIKPRVEKIAIKDAKLRSFITQDIGRKEMVAHIYDTTYGVVDNTNNLVVLDDSIVRGTTLRNSIIKILDKLNPKKIIILSSAPQIRYPDCYGIDMAKLEDFVAFRAAVKLLEENGQSSLLKDVYDKCLEQVDLPDCEIINYVKKVYEPFSVDQISSKIAELISYNGIKAKVEVIYQTIDNLHEACPHNRGDWYFTGDYPTPGGNRVVNRSFINFIERKNERAY; encoded by the coding sequence ATGAGCGATAATATAAAGCACGAATGCGGTATAGCCTTGGCTAGATTTTTTAAGCCCTTATCTTATTATAGGGAGAAATATCAGACGTGTTTTTACGGAATAAAAAAGATGAATCTCCTCATGGGCAAACAGCACAATAGGGGTCAAGATGGAGCTGGTATTGCAGGGATAAAGCTAAATGTTAACCCTGGTGATAGATATATATATAGAACTCGTAGTAATTCTGAATCCCCTATAAAAGGGGTATTTGATACTGTTTATAAAGAAATAGATAAAATCTTGTCAAAAAATCCAGATAAGATAAACGACGTAAACTGGTTAGAGGCTAATATTCCATCTCTTTGTCATATGTATTTGGGGCATATTAGATATGGAACTTTTGGCAATAATGATTTGGATAGTGTTCATCCTTTTTTAAGAGAGAATAATTGGAAAACTCGTAATATAGTCATAGGAGGTAATTTTAATATGACAAATGTTTCAGAGTTGTTTAAAACTTTGGTTGAAATAGGTCAATATCCTAAGAAAAAAAGCGATACGGTTACTATTATGGAAAACATAGGTCATTTTTTAGATGAAGAAAATGATTTCATATACCAAAAGTATAAAGGTTCTAATACGAAGAAAGAAATTTCTTCCATTATCTCGCGAGAGATGGATGTAGAAAGAGTTTTGAAAAGAGCTTCAAAAAAATGGGATGGAGGTTATGTAATAGCAGGTATGTTTGGTCATGGAGATTCTTTTGTTATGAGAGATCCCAATGGAATAAGACCAGCCTATTACTACAGAGATGAAGAGATGGTAGTAGTAGCTTCTGAACGTCCAGCTATACAGACGGCTTTTGGTCTTCCTTTTGAAAAGATAGAGGAATTACCTAGGGGTAGTGCCATTATCATCAAAGAAAATAATGAAGTATATATAACCGAGATAAAAAAGCCTGAAGAACATAAGGCTTGTTCTTTCGAAAGAATATATTTTTCTAGGGGAAATGATGGAGAAATATATAAAGAGAGAAAATCTTTAGGAAAGAGACTTTTGCCTCAAACTTTAAAAAGTATAGATTCAGATGTAGGAAACACTATCTTCTCTTATATCCCCAATACTTCTGAGGTGGCTTTTTTGGGAATGATAGAAGGCGTAAATGACTATTTGAACGAGTGGAAAAGGTCAGAGATTTTAAAGTTATCAGATTTAAAGAATACAGAGAAGATAGATGATATTTTAAAAATCAAGCCTCGTGTAGAAAAAATAGCCATTAAAGACGCCAAATTGAGATCTTTTATAACACAAGACATCGGTAGAAAGGAAATGGTAGCGCATATATACGATACCACTTATGGAGTGGTTGACAACACAAATAATCTAGTGGTATTAGATGACAGCATAGTTAGGGGCACGACTTTGAGAAACAGTATAATTAAAATACTAGACAAGTTAAATCCTAAAAAGATAATTATCCTTTCTTCTGCTCCACAAATAAGATATCCTGATTGTTACGGAATAGATATGGCTAAATTAGAAGATTTCGTCGCTTTTAGAGCTGCTGTAAAACTATTGGAAGAAAACGGTCAATCCTCTTTATTAAAAGATGTTTATGACAAGTGTCTAGAGCAAGTAGACTTACCTGATTGTGAAATTATCAATTATGTAAAAAAGGTTTACGAACCATTTTCTGTAGATCAGATTTCATCTAAGATAGCCGAATTGATTTCTTATAATGGCATTAAAGCAAAGGTGGAAGTTATATACCAAACTATAGATAATCTTCATGAAGCCTGTCCTCACAATAGAGGGGATTGGTATTTTACTGGTGATTATCCCACTCCTGGGGGCAATAGAGTGGTAAACAGATCCTTTATAAATTTTATAGAACGAAAAAACGAAAGAGCGTATTAA
- a CDS encoding prolyl oligopeptidase family serine peptidase: MKKIIFVIMSSLVISCNDSMDDFAIIYPETKKVDSVDIYFGTEVRDPYRWLEDDRSKETKEWIKKQNKLTFDYLERVPYRGAIRERLKKLRDYEKVTMLQNKRGYTYYYKNHEVLYRSKDGESEVFLDPNTLSNDGTISLSKTGFSRDGKFLAYSISEGGSDWEKILVMNTISKTSVGDTISNVKFGLISWKGNEGFFYSSYDAPQQSKMSAKTDSHKLYYHKLGTKQAEDVLVFGLETKRRYVYGRVTDDDRYLIISASNSTSGNELYLLDLDKRDSKLITLVDDFNNDHVVIDNEGSKLYVLTNFNSPNNKLVTIDIKNPDKKNWIDIIPEDKYSMEVSSGGGYFFAHYIKDVISVVKQYDYSGKYIRDIDLPDLGTVTGFEGEKNDKELYFTFTNYTVPSTVYSFDIKSGDSNLYKRPEVNFDVNDYESKQVFYTSKDKTKVPMTIVYKKGIELNGKNPTILYGYGGFNISLRPSFRAFYLLWLDLGGVYAIPNLRGGGEYGKQWHIAGTKMNKQNVFDDFISAAEYLIREKYTSKDFLAIEGRSNGGLLVGSVLTQRPDLMRVALPGVGVLDMLRYHVFTSGEGWAYDFGTSEDSQEMFKYLKKYSPLHNVRKDINYPSVLVTTGDHDDRVVPAHSFKFISELQEKHKGSNPVFIRVGINVGHGKGKPMSKLIDEYADIYSFTLFNMGIKTQGFLK; this comes from the coding sequence ATGAAAAAAATAATATTCGTAATTATGTCGAGTTTAGTTATATCGTGTAACGATTCTATGGATGATTTTGCTATAATTTATCCAGAGACAAAAAAAGTTGACAGCGTGGATATTTACTTTGGCACTGAAGTAAGGGACCCGTATAGGTGGCTTGAAGATGATAGATCTAAAGAGACCAAAGAGTGGATAAAAAAACAGAATAAACTGACCTTTGATTATCTAGAGAGGGTGCCATACAGAGGAGCTATAAGAGAGCGTTTGAAAAAATTGCGAGACTACGAGAAGGTGACCATGCTCCAAAATAAAAGAGGATATACTTATTATTATAAGAATCATGAAGTTCTGTATCGTAGTAAAGATGGAGAATCAGAAGTTTTTTTAGATCCTAATACTCTTTCTAATGACGGCACTATTTCACTTTCTAAAACGGGTTTTTCTAGAGACGGGAAGTTTTTAGCTTATTCTATTTCTGAAGGGGGAAGTGATTGGGAAAAAATATTGGTTATGAATACTATTTCCAAGACTTCAGTAGGAGATACAATATCTAATGTGAAATTTGGACTTATCTCTTGGAAAGGAAATGAAGGATTTTTTTATTCTAGTTATGATGCTCCACAACAGAGTAAGATGTCTGCTAAGACAGATTCTCATAAGTTATACTATCACAAATTAGGAACAAAACAAGCAGAGGATGTTCTAGTATTTGGATTAGAAACTAAGCGGCGTTATGTCTATGGCCGAGTTACAGATGATGATAGATACCTGATTATATCGGCTTCTAATAGTACTTCTGGAAATGAGTTATACCTCTTAGATCTAGACAAAAGAGATTCTAAATTAATCACTTTAGTAGATGATTTTAACAATGACCACGTAGTCATTGATAACGAGGGATCTAAATTATATGTTTTGACTAATTTCAATTCTCCTAACAATAAATTAGTGACAATTGATATAAAAAATCCTGATAAGAAAAATTGGATTGATATTATACCAGAAGATAAATATTCTATGGAAGTTTCTAGTGGAGGAGGATATTTTTTTGCTCATTATATCAAAGATGTCATTTCGGTAGTTAAACAATATGATTATTCTGGCAAATACATTAGAGATATAGATCTTCCAGATTTGGGAACTGTAACGGGTTTTGAAGGTGAAAAAAATGATAAAGAATTGTATTTTACGTTTACTAATTACACGGTCCCTTCGACTGTTTATTCTTTTGATATCAAAAGTGGCGATTCGAATTTGTATAAAAGACCCGAGGTCAATTTCGATGTCAATGACTATGAATCTAAGCAAGTTTTTTATACTTCAAAAGACAAGACTAAGGTTCCTATGACTATAGTATATAAAAAGGGAATAGAGCTAAACGGTAAAAATCCAACTATTTTGTATGGATATGGTGGATTTAATATTAGCCTGAGGCCTTCTTTTAGGGCATTTTATCTGCTTTGGTTAGATCTTGGAGGTGTTTATGCTATACCTAATTTAAGGGGAGGAGGAGAATATGGTAAACAATGGCATATAGCAGGAACGAAAATGAATAAGCAAAATGTTTTTGATGACTTTATTTCTGCGGCAGAATATTTGATAAGAGAAAAGTATACTTCCAAAGATTTTTTAGCTATTGAAGGTAGATCTAATGGAGGTTTGTTAGTTGGTTCTGTTCTGACTCAGCGTCCTGATTTGATGCGTGTGGCTCTTCCTGGAGTTGGTGTTTTAGACATGTTGAGATATCATGTATTTACCTCTGGTGAAGGATGGGCATATGATTTTGGGACCTCAGAAGATAGCCAAGAGATGTTTAAATACTTGAAAAAATATTCTCCTTTGCACAATGTAAGAAAAGATATTAATTATCCATCTGTTCTAGTTACTACAGGGGATCACGATGACAGGGTAGTTCCTGCACATTCTTTTAAATTTATTTCAGAATTACAAGAAAAACACAAAGGTTCGAATCCTGTCTTTATAAGGGTAGGGATAAATGTAGGGCACGGTAAAGGCAAGCCTATGTCAAAACTAATAGATGAATATGCCGATATATACAGTTTTACTCTTTTTAATATGGGCATTAAAACACAAGGCTTTTTAAAGTAA
- a CDS encoding co-chaperone GroES: protein MTKINVKPLADRVLVEPALAETKTASGLIIPDTAKEKPQKGTVVAVGDGKKDEPLTVKVGDVVLYGKYGGTELKLEDKDYLIMRESEILAII from the coding sequence ATGACAAAAATAAATGTTAAGCCCTTAGCTGATAGGGTATTAGTAGAGCCAGCTCTTGCTGAGACAAAAACGGCTTCAGGTCTTATAATCCCTGATACAGCAAAAGAAAAACCTCAAAAAGGAACTGTGGTTGCTGTGGGGGATGGTAAAAAAGATGAGCCTCTAACGGTAAAGGTAGGAGATGTGGTTCTCTATGGAAAATACGGAGGGACAGAGTTGAAATTAGAAGATAAAGACTATTTAATTATGCGTGAGTCTGAAATTTTAGCAATCATTTAA
- the yajC gene encoding preprotein translocase subunit YajC — protein MNLVILQSVSNGMANPLIMFGLIFLVLYFFMIRPQAKKQKKEKKFQNELNKGTKVVTHSGMHGKISEVNDTTCVIDTGSGKVVFEKNAISAELSLARTPVVDKKQ, from the coding sequence ATGAATTTAGTTATACTTCAATCTGTTTCAAACGGGATGGCCAATCCTCTTATAATGTTTGGTTTGATCTTTTTAGTACTGTACTTTTTTATGATTAGGCCACAGGCTAAAAAGCAAAAAAAGGAAAAGAAATTTCAAAACGAATTGAATAAAGGCACTAAAGTCGTGACTCATTCTGGGATGCACGGAAAGATATCGGAAGTAAATGACACTACATGTGTTATAGATACGGGTTCTGGAAAAGTTGTATTTGAAAAAAATGCTATTTCAGCAGAGCTCAGTTTAGCTCGTACTCCTGTTGTAGATAAAAAACAGTAG
- a CDS encoding 2-oxoacid:ferredoxin oxidoreductase subunit beta gives MDRKDFISDVSVKWCPGCGDYSILKQMQSVLPDLGLKKENIVFVSGIGCSSRFPYYMNTYGLHGIHGRATAISTGLKIANPDLSVWIITGDGDSLSIGTNHLIHLFRRNLDVNILLFNNEIYGLTKGQYSPTSRVGLKTKSSPLGTIEKPFNPISLALGSGSTFIARGIDKDPKKLKELFKQSHLHKGTSFLEIYQNCIIFNDGAFDKFTDREQKNDSIIFLEHGQPLLFGKGGDKGIILDGLSPKIVELDKGHYSLDDLWVHDERDKVKASILANVFDEYTLDNVLPTPFGVVYREDRPCYEDDLSIQIEESIDELGKGDLDKLLKGNKNWYIN, from the coding sequence TTGGATCGTAAAGATTTCATTTCGGATGTAAGTGTAAAATGGTGTCCTGGTTGTGGGGATTATTCTATACTCAAACAAATGCAATCTGTTTTGCCAGATTTAGGTCTCAAAAAAGAAAATATAGTTTTTGTCTCTGGAATAGGTTGTTCTTCTCGTTTCCCATATTATATGAACACTTATGGGTTACACGGCATTCACGGCCGAGCTACAGCTATATCTACAGGGTTAAAAATCGCCAATCCAGATCTGAGCGTTTGGATTATAACCGGTGACGGGGATAGCTTATCTATAGGAACTAATCACCTAATACATCTGTTTAGGAGGAATTTGGACGTAAATATACTCTTGTTTAACAATGAGATATACGGTCTTACCAAGGGGCAATATTCTCCTACTTCCAGAGTGGGGTTAAAGACTAAATCTTCTCCCTTGGGGACTATAGAAAAACCTTTTAATCCCATCTCTTTAGCCTTGGGTTCCGGTTCTACCTTTATAGCTAGAGGTATAGATAAAGATCCAAAAAAGCTTAAAGAACTCTTTAAGCAATCTCACCTACACAAGGGCACCTCTTTTTTAGAGATATATCAAAATTGTATCATTTTCAACGATGGTGCTTTTGATAAATTCACAGATAGAGAGCAAAAGAACGATAGTATAATATTTTTAGAACATGGACAACCTTTGCTATTTGGTAAAGGGGGAGACAAAGGCATAATATTAGACGGACTTAGTCCTAAAATAGTGGAATTAGACAAAGGGCATTATAGTCTAGATGATTTATGGGTGCACGACGAAAGAGATAAGGTCAAGGCTAGTATATTGGCTAATGTTTTTGATGAGTATACATTGGATAATGTTTTACCTACTCCCTTTGGGGTAGTGTATCGGGAGGATAGGCCCTGTTATGAAGATGACTTATCTATTCAGATAGAAGAATCTATTGACGAACTCGGTAAAGGAGATTTAGATAAGTTGTTAAAAGGAAATAAAAATTGGTATATAAATTAG
- a CDS encoding family 20 glycosylhydrolase: MKRISFSLLLCLIISPLVKAQGIVPNPVKIQSKGDRFVFSSINIHVGNFNSRNGDILVDALVRRGLKARVIADKKSANVLLLIDENIDSLKHEGYVLDISKHRVTIKASNTKGILYGMNSFLQLLDNKDVPIPCVYIEDEPRFKWRAFMIENNFRFRELSQIRNILDKMSLYKMNVFYWDITTFDGLGIELQKYSSLRKKNTTKFYSHRDIKEILEYAEVLGITIIPVIDIYRIIFEVNQHDLLKDRDKNISNAIKSCFSSIIKENKLCDFVEEIFIETIKLFPSPVVHITNNKIDYSVYEKYKSIDSLVYQDNKKKQYSLVDVNLINKVSKLIEKHDRRMSINSSIFKNYDENNNVDIILDSIKNLSGNIVVHLSKEHINFLTDFLSKGCDVILDNEYSNLDYTFLSLNHIYNSDLSLGDNRLKKILGLSLHFLEDQNEIKRDFKGDILTFLGLYSELNWTYKHRKNYNTFVKRLGVRG; encoded by the coding sequence ATGAAAAGAATCTCATTTTCACTTCTATTGTGTTTAATCATTTCTCCATTAGTAAAAGCACAGGGTATTGTGCCCAATCCTGTGAAGATACAGAGCAAGGGTGATCGTTTTGTTTTTTCTTCTATCAATATACATGTGGGGAATTTTAATTCTAGAAACGGTGATATATTAGTAGATGCTCTTGTGCGTAGAGGGTTAAAAGCTAGGGTTATAGCTGATAAAAAATCAGCTAATGTGTTGCTATTGATAGATGAAAATATAGATAGTCTAAAACACGAAGGTTATGTATTGGATATATCTAAACACAGAGTAACAATAAAGGCTTCGAACACAAAGGGAATTCTCTATGGAATGAATAGTTTCTTACAATTATTAGATAATAAAGATGTTCCTATTCCTTGCGTTTATATAGAAGATGAGCCTAGATTTAAGTGGAGAGCCTTTATGATAGAGAATAATTTTAGATTTAGAGAATTATCTCAAATACGAAATATCTTAGATAAGATGTCTTTGTATAAAATGAATGTCTTTTATTGGGATATTACCACTTTTGATGGATTAGGTATAGAATTGCAAAAATATTCTTCCTTGAGAAAGAAGAATACCACAAAGTTCTATTCTCACAGAGATATTAAAGAGATTCTAGAATACGCGGAGGTTTTGGGTATTACCATAATACCCGTTATAGATATTTATCGCATTATTTTTGAGGTTAATCAGCACGATTTGCTAAAAGATAGAGATAAAAATATCTCTAATGCTATTAAATCTTGTTTTTCTAGTATAATTAAAGAAAACAAACTATGTGATTTTGTTGAAGAGATTTTTATTGAAACTATAAAATTATTTCCTTCGCCTGTGGTTCACATAACCAACAACAAAATAGATTACAGTGTATATGAAAAATATAAGAGTATAGACTCCTTAGTTTATCAAGACAACAAAAAAAAACAGTATTCTTTGGTAGATGTAAACTTGATTAACAAGGTATCTAAATTAATAGAGAAGCACGACCGTCGTATGTCTATAAACAGCAGTATTTTCAAAAACTATGACGAAAACAACAACGTGGATATTATTTTGGATAGTATAAAAAACCTATCTGGTAATATTGTGGTACACCTCTCTAAAGAGCACATCAATTTTCTAACAGATTTTCTCAGTAAGGGTTGTGATGTAATTTTAGACAATGAATATTCTAACTTAGACTATACTTTTTTGAGTTTAAACCATATATATAATTCTGACTTATCTCTGGGTGATAATAGGTTAAAAAAGATATTAGGTTTATCTCTTCATTTCTTAGAAGATCAGAATGAAATTAAAAGAGATTTTAAGGGAGATATATTAACGTTTTTAGGCCTTTATTCAGAGTTGAATTGGACCTATAAGCATAGAAAAAATTATAATACCTTTGTCAAAAGGCTTGGAGTTAGGGGCTAA